Proteins from a genomic interval of Hornefia porci:
- a CDS encoding transposase translates to MSIPQSIKEKKPAQFGAVEIRRFGDDKYYVYQISSKWDPEKNRPKKVTGKSIGKITEADGFIPNANGLRLMAKMHIAPDVAPVVKNYGAYELMQQLSPDLSDQIKTFFPNMFREIRTISLIRLVDRVSSAKMIQPVFLDSYMSDICGDIAASETSVRRFVSKLGTMQDTIDAFMRSRVMPSTTLLFDGTSIFSRSQDSLAVKGYNPDHSRNTQARMLYVFEKDTHMPVFYRILQGSIVDKTAFIDTVKASGCRDCIIIADKGFYSKRNLSVLMEAGMKYILPLQDNTVNVENSFYEDKDDNKFDDVFSYNHRPVWYRKKSSGNKGNFIYTFRDDIRKAELVERYVVKAENDYGEEDRKPKDVLKQIRMGYFSFCSNLDVEPQEIYLAYKQRWDIEQCFDYLKNSVICSASHARTDDYFRGWAFLNHISLLYYYGLLNALRSTGLDERYSAEDVLKLVKNIYKVDAGDAEGYRVSAIQKKTHRVLNTLGVDLLREN, encoded by the coding sequence ATGAGCATTCCGCAATCGATCAAGGAGAAAAAGCCTGCACAATTCGGAGCGGTGGAGATCCGCCGATTCGGTGACGACAAATATTATGTCTACCAGATCTCATCCAAATGGGATCCCGAAAAGAACCGTCCGAAGAAGGTAACTGGCAAAAGTATTGGCAAGATCACCGAGGCTGACGGGTTCATCCCTAATGCCAACGGACTGAGGCTGATGGCAAAGATGCACATCGCCCCTGATGTGGCACCAGTAGTAAAGAACTATGGCGCATATGAGTTGATGCAGCAGCTCTCTCCTGATCTCAGTGATCAGATCAAGACATTCTTCCCGAACATGTTCCGGGAGATAAGAACGATCTCACTGATCAGACTCGTGGACAGGGTCTCGTCTGCAAAGATGATCCAGCCGGTTTTCCTTGACTCATATATGAGTGACATTTGCGGGGACATCGCAGCATCTGAGACATCCGTGCGCAGATTCGTTTCTAAGCTTGGCACCATGCAGGATACCATCGATGCATTCATGAGGTCCCGTGTCATGCCGAGCACGACTCTGCTGTTTGACGGCACTTCGATCTTCTCAAGGTCGCAGGACTCGCTGGCGGTCAAAGGATACAATCCTGATCACAGCCGGAACACTCAGGCTCGCATGCTGTATGTCTTTGAGAAGGATACTCACATGCCGGTCTTCTACCGCATTCTTCAGGGATCGATAGTTGACAAGACGGCATTCATCGATACGGTAAAGGCGTCCGGGTGCAGGGACTGCATCATCATTGCAGATAAGGGTTTCTACTCAAAGAGGAACCTTTCTGTGCTGATGGAGGCTGGGATGAAATATATCCTGCCTCTGCAGGACAACACCGTGAATGTTGAAAATTCCTTCTATGAAGACAAAGACGACAACAAATTCGATGATGTGTTTTCCTACAACCACAGGCCTGTCTGGTACCGAAAGAAATCCAGCGGTAACAAGGGCAACTTCATATACACGTTCCGTGACGACATACGCAAGGCAGAGCTTGTCGAACGCTATGTGGTCAAGGCTGAGAATGACTACGGCGAAGAAGACCGTAAGCCAAAAGATGTCCTCAAGCAGATCCGTATGGGATACTTCTCATTCTGCAGCAATCTCGACGTGGAGCCGCAGGAGATATATCTTGCGTACAAGCAGCGCTGGGATATTGAGCAGTGCTTCGATTACCTGAAGAACAGCGTCATCTGTTCTGCATCTCATGCACGCACAGATGATTACTTCCGTGGCTGGGCGTTCCTGAACCATATAAGCCTGTTGTATTATTATGGCTTGCTCAATGCACTCAGAAGCACCGGGCTTGACGAACGCTATTCAGCCGAGGATGTCCTGAAGCTGGTAAAGAACATCTACAAAGTCGATGCCGGCGATGCCGAAGGGTACCGCGTTTCAGCTATCCAGAAGAAGACTCATCGTGTGCTGAACACACTCGGAGTCGACCTATTACGTGAAAACTAA
- a CDS encoding ribbon-helix-helix domain-containing protein encodes MKKIIDNRRYDTDTAKEIGCDGYSNRSDFGFWQETLYQKRTGEFFLHGEGGPSSKYAKTVGQNEWTGGEKIIPLSFENARDWAEKHLEADEYEAVFGPVEEDDSKRLISLSLSNMAVETLKRLAAESGKSQSEIVTEMILK; translated from the coding sequence ATGAAAAAAATAATTGATAACCGGCGATATGACACTGACACAGCCAAAGAGATCGGCTGTGACGGATACAGCAACAGAAGCGATTTCGGTTTCTGGCAGGAGACGCTTTACCAGAAGAGGACAGGGGAATTTTTCCTCCACGGTGAGGGCGGCCCGTCATCAAAGTATGCCAAGACCGTCGGTCAGAACGAATGGACCGGCGGCGAAAAAATTATTCCACTTAGCTTTGAAAATGCCCGTGATTGGGCGGAAAAGCATCTGGAAGCCGATGAATATGAGGCCGTGTTCGGCCCCGTCGAAGAAGATGACTCTAAGAGACTGATCTCTCTGAGTCTCTCTAATATGGCAGTCGAGACTCTGAAGCGTCTCGCTGCAGAGTCAGGTAAATCTCAGTCCGAAATTGTGACTGAGATGATCCTCAAGTGA
- a CDS encoding restriction endonuclease subunit S produces MSGTKGAASFHSSEGEVSTRYAVITSKKEILPEYLFLVIERGLPKFVHKYLTTINLQIDTLNNFEIEYHESVEEQRKIVEMQRKVQEAIEAEEREIEKLKAIKSFYMKNLFVEQRK; encoded by the coding sequence TTGTCGGGAACCAAAGGAGCGGCCAGCTTTCATTCTTCTGAGGGAGAAGTAAGTACACGATACGCAGTGATCACATCAAAAAAAGAAATTCTTCCGGAATACTTATTTTTGGTCATAGAAAGAGGGCTGCCAAAATTCGTGCACAAGTATCTGACCACGATAAATTTACAGATAGACACGTTAAACAATTTTGAAATCGAGTATCACGAAAGCGTCGAAGAGCAGCGCAAAATCGTCGAAATGCAGAGAAAAGTACAAGAAGCGATCGAGGCGGAGGAAAGAGAGATTGAGAAGCTGAAAGCAATTAAATCCTTTTACATGAAAAATCTTTTTGTGGAGCAAAGAAAATGA
- a CDS encoding N-6 DNA methylase, producing the protein MQSCGEFTRPVLKPKGAPRKWKRIVSNPPYSLKFQDVDKVADDPRFSYGLTPSGFSDFLFVQDALSRLDDGGTLVEILPHGVLFRGKKEEAIRKNLIDANLIDAIIGLPDNLFMNTGIPVLLMILKKGRKRDDILMVDASKEYVKEGRVNIMTLEQINRVCSAVSIRRDIDKLSHVTTLEEIRGNGYNLNIPRYVDTFEPEPVPDLLETLAELKAINMEIDKTERELIAMAAQLVGTTPEAQEIVDKANALYKEYINEKNKRSNTAAGGNDRESQEREALPRKGDADRIVGNQRSGQLSFF; encoded by the coding sequence ATGCAGTCATGCGGAGAATTTACCCGGCCGGTGCTGAAGCCGAAGGGCGCACCGCGTAAGTGGAAGCGGATCGTGAGCAACCCGCCATACTCACTGAAATTTCAAGACGTAGACAAGGTAGCGGATGATCCGCGGTTTTCTTATGGGCTCACGCCGTCTGGATTCAGCGACTTTCTTTTCGTGCAAGATGCGCTGTCGAGACTTGACGATGGCGGAACGCTGGTGGAAATTCTTCCACACGGAGTACTTTTCAGAGGAAAGAAGGAAGAAGCGATACGAAAAAATCTGATTGACGCAAACTTAATTGATGCGATCATCGGACTTCCGGACAATTTGTTCATGAACACGGGCATTCCAGTGTTGCTGATGATCCTGAAGAAAGGCAGGAAGCGCGATGACATCCTGATGGTTGACGCATCGAAAGAATACGTCAAAGAAGGCAGGGTGAACATCATGACGCTGGAGCAGATCAACCGCGTATGCAGTGCGGTCAGCATCCGGAGAGATATCGACAAACTGTCGCATGTGACGACACTGGAGGAAATCCGGGGAAATGGATACAATCTGAACATTCCGCGCTACGTGGACACATTTGAGCCGGAGCCCGTGCCCGATCTCCTGGAGACGCTGGCAGAGCTGAAGGCGATCAACATGGAGATCGACAAAACCGAGAGGGAATTGATCGCGATGGCCGCGCAGTTAGTTGGAACGACGCCGGAGGCACAGGAGATTGTCGATAAGGCAAATGCGTTGTACAAGGAGTACATAAATGAAAAGAATAAAAGAAGCAACACTGCTGCAGGTGGCAACGATAGAGAGAGCCAAGAAAGGGAAGCGCTACCCCGGAAGGGAGACGCTGATCGAATTGTCGGGAACCAAAGGAGCGGCCAGCTTTCATTCTTCTGA
- a CDS encoding N-acetylmuramoyl-L-alanine amidase: MAWNKKKDVLALMCGHGKSIDGSWDPGCTYGKYTEAGQMLKITKSAVAYLRGSGVRVLTDADKNNNRNMISCVKWANRQRAKLYMSVHCDYRLAGPGVYPLYISGAGKAFAKKVGKAVAKAMKMKYKGAGRRPDLYELTATDMPAVIFETGAIKADLKKLTQHEAYGKALAKAICAYIGVEFTGKKK, encoded by the coding sequence ATGGCGTGGAATAAAAAGAAAGATGTGCTGGCGCTGATGTGCGGACACGGAAAAAGCATCGACGGATCATGGGATCCTGGTTGCACCTATGGAAAGTACACAGAAGCAGGCCAGATGCTCAAAATCACTAAATCGGCCGTGGCTTACCTGCGGGGCTCCGGAGTCCGCGTCCTCACCGATGCGGACAAAAATAACAACAGAAACATGATCAGCTGCGTCAAGTGGGCGAATCGCCAGAGGGCAAAACTGTATATGTCCGTACACTGCGACTATCGGCTGGCCGGTCCGGGCGTGTATCCGCTGTACATCTCCGGAGCAGGAAAAGCCTTTGCGAAAAAAGTCGGAAAAGCCGTGGCGAAGGCGATGAAAATGAAGTATAAGGGTGCCGGCCGACGGCCCGATCTGTACGAGCTCACCGCGACGGACATGCCGGCAGTGATCTTTGAGACCGGAGCGATCAAGGCCGATCTGAAGAAGCTGACGCAGCACGAAGCATACGGAAAAGCGCTGGCCAAAGCGATCTGCGCCTATATCGGAGTGGAGTTTACAGGGAAGAAAAAATGA
- a CDS encoding holin, with product MINRIWMKAAGVRAVKTMAQTAIATIGSAAVLSSVDWKMVVSAAVLAGLLSLLTSVAGLPEATGPSELTTEEAEGEDEDVPEEETEEEAK from the coding sequence ATGATTAACAGAATTTGGATGAAGGCGGCCGGAGTAAGGGCCGTGAAGACGATGGCGCAGACGGCAATCGCCACGATCGGAAGTGCGGCGGTGCTGTCCTCCGTGGATTGGAAGATGGTGGTCTCCGCAGCGGTGCTGGCAGGACTTCTTTCACTGCTGACCTCTGTGGCGGGACTTCCGGAAGCGACGGGCCCCAGCGAGCTGACCACAGAAGAAGCAGAAGGCGAAGATGAGGATGTCCCGGAAGAAGAGACAGAAGAGGAGGCGAAGTGA
- a CDS encoding phage holin family protein codes for MGDKTFAVCCGIAGGIVAEFFGGWSDSMTTLVIFMAIDYITGLIVAGVFHKSKKSRTGKLESRAGFKGLCRKGVIMMIVIVACRLDFEAHTHFIRDATVIAFITNETLSIIENAGLMGIPIPKVIQRGIEMLTNQESKKEAG; via the coding sequence ATGGGAGATAAAACATTTGCCGTCTGCTGCGGAATTGCAGGCGGGATAGTCGCTGAATTTTTCGGCGGCTGGAGTGACTCCATGACTACTCTCGTGATTTTCATGGCAATCGATTATATCACCGGTCTGATCGTGGCCGGTGTTTTTCATAAGTCAAAAAAATCGCGGACCGGGAAGCTGGAGTCGAGGGCGGGTTTTAAAGGCTTGTGCCGAAAAGGCGTGATCATGATGATCGTGATCGTGGCCTGTCGGCTGGACTTTGAAGCACACACGCACTTTATACGGGACGCGACAGTGATCGCATTTATAACCAATGAAACGCTAAGCATCATCGAAAACGCGGGACTTATGGGGATCCCGATCCCGAAAGTGATCCAGCGCGGAATTGAGATGCTCACAAACCAGGAATCAAAAAAGGAGGCAGGATGA
- a CDS encoding phage baseplate protein, which yields MDKELKEILKDVKTAVAASADSGTKPYDTTATVVRVDGSTAWVHIPGGVDETPVSKSIDCAAGDTVRVRISGGKAWITGNDSAPPTDDTAANTAKATADSAASTAKAAADVVGKQQNHFWHDDGGAHVKGMTDGYQTTVNAHGLSVENSDGKEMAFFGVDEDGDSIATIGATDEAHQEMDYRSLSLIDKEKTPFFEVKDLRDKAGVAVLESTHYGDGKTVEFSTNWYIVEIEGIIIDGDAYPTDSVTVDSSHVVFDSPPADGATIVITFTANSRFLKSMTFGTRGEQSKEGGMSFVNGIECVASGSESHAEGWWTKATGMCSHAEGWGTKAQYDYQHVIGAFNENLEEDLFEVGNGSLGGNYKNAFRVTRKGEIYAEGGVYSGGVNILEKVYPIGSIYMSTNNVSPETLFGGKWERIQDRFLLAAGKTYSAGSMDGEAKHQLTTEELPDHKHTFTTDKEGAHTHSLGHVLGNSGGDWTGDTAGNLSGSGRKFGYIDSNYGIKTVTNTGSGGEHTHKGTTEGAGGTGYHNNMPPYLAVYVWQRIA from the coding sequence TTGGATAAAGAACTTAAAGAAATTCTTAAAGACGTAAAAACCGCGGTCGCTGCATCAGCAGACAGCGGCACGAAGCCATACGACACTACCGCCACAGTAGTGCGCGTAGACGGATCGACCGCATGGGTACACATCCCGGGCGGGGTAGACGAGACACCCGTGTCAAAATCCATCGACTGCGCGGCAGGCGACACGGTACGCGTGAGGATATCGGGCGGAAAAGCGTGGATTACGGGCAATGACTCCGCACCGCCGACTGACGACACTGCCGCCAACACAGCCAAGGCCACGGCGGACAGTGCCGCATCCACAGCCAAGGCCGCGGCGGACGTGGTGGGCAAACAACAAAACCACTTTTGGCATGACGATGGCGGCGCACACGTAAAAGGCATGACTGACGGCTATCAAACGACGGTTAACGCTCACGGGCTAAGTGTCGAGAATTCGGATGGCAAGGAAATGGCTTTTTTTGGGGTCGACGAAGATGGGGACTCTATCGCTACCATCGGGGCGACGGACGAGGCACATCAGGAGATGGACTATCGATCACTTTCACTGATAGACAAGGAGAAGACCCCATTTTTTGAAGTGAAAGACTTGCGAGACAAAGCAGGGGTTGCAGTACTGGAGAGTACGCATTATGGAGATGGCAAAACTGTTGAATTCTCCACAAACTGGTATATCGTCGAAATTGAAGGCATAATAATTGATGGGGATGCATATCCAACCGATTCTGTAACCGTTGATAGCTCTCATGTCGTCTTTGACTCTCCGCCGGCAGACGGTGCCACCATCGTCATTACTTTTACAGCAAATAGCCGCTTTTTAAAATCGATGACTTTTGGAACGAGAGGAGAACAATCAAAAGAAGGCGGAATGTCTTTTGTGAATGGAATTGAATGCGTTGCAAGCGGGAGTGAGTCCCATGCTGAAGGTTGGTGGACTAAAGCCACTGGAATGTGCTCGCATGCTGAAGGCTGGGGAACTAAAGCACAATACGACTATCAGCACGTCATTGGAGCGTTTAACGAGAACTTAGAAGAAGATCTTTTTGAAGTTGGGAACGGTTCTCTCGGCGGAAATTATAAAAACGCTTTCCGAGTAACAAGGAAAGGCGAAATATACGCAGAAGGGGGCGTCTACAGCGGAGGTGTTAACATCTTGGAGAAGGTCTATCCGATTGGCTCAATCTACATGTCTACGAATAACGTATCGCCTGAAACGCTCTTCGGTGGAAAATGGGAGAGAATACAAGATAGGTTTTTGCTTGCAGCTGGCAAAACGTACTCTGCTGGGAGCATGGACGGTGAAGCGAAGCATCAACTCACCACTGAAGAACTTCCCGATCATAAGCACACATTTACCACGGATAAAGAAGGAGCCCATACACACAGCCTGGGCCATGTTCTGGGCAATTCCGGCGGAGATTGGACTGGTGATACGGCTGGCAATTTATCTGGCAGCGGTCGTAAATTTGGATATATTGATTCGAATTATGGCATAAAAACAGTAACGAATACAGGCTCTGGTGGAGAACATACACACAAAGGGACTACTGAAGGAGCAGGAGGAACGGGGTACCACAACAACATGCCTCCATATCTGGCTGTATATGTATGGCAGCGAATCGCATAG